Proteins encoded in a region of the Zea mays cultivar B73 chromosome 4, Zm-B73-REFERENCE-NAM-5.0, whole genome shotgun sequence genome:
- the LOC103655282 gene encoding uncharacterized protein, whose product MSASEKTLFCEVLKGVKFPDGYASDIRNNVDVKEKKLVGLMSHDNHVLIQYLLPLAVRRILPEIVSAALIRTRTLAASTNGPTLRSRTERDIVDEESENPINDEEQPIGHRNIKKGRGPTLKKNIYSSSGGPKICITLNEYGQLVGRNSKEFGNFIGTLVRKNIPVSCEDWRLVDSKKKFELWTKVKEYYEVDESGIDYVITSAAKKWREFKADLKNKYFDETLSFEELIAKRDERVKESDWEWLITYWMSPEAEVRTNRGKDNRSKLTMSHAAGSKSYARVGHELVKKIIITSLYNH is encoded by the exons ATGAGTGCGTCCGAGAAGACGTTATTTTGTGAGGTACTGAAAGGAGTAAAATTTCCAGATGGATATGCATCAGATATAAGAAACAATGTGGATGTGAAGGAGAAGAAGCTTGTTGGGCTAATGAGCCATGATAACCATGTTTTGATACAGTATTTACTCCCACTTGCTGTGAGAAGGATTTTACCAGAAATAGTTAGTGCTGCACTTATTCGT ACAAGGACATTAGCAGCTTCAACTAATGGACCTACTTTGCGATCAAGGACTGAAAGGGATATTGTTGATGAAGAATCTGAAAACCCCATCAATGATGAAG AGCAACCTATTGGGCATCGAAATATAAAGAAAGGAAGGGGCCCAACCTTGAAGAAGAACATATATTCAAGTAGTGGTGGGCCTAAAATCTGCATTACCCTTAATGAATATGGACAACTAGTTGGTAGGAACAGCAAAGAGTTTGGTAATTTCATAGGAACTTTGGTGAGGAAAAATATCCCGGTTTCTTGTGAGGATTGGAGACTAGTTGATTCTAAAAAGAAGTTTGAGTTATGGACAAAAGTGAAG GAATACTATGAAGTGGATGAATCTGGTATAGATTATGTTATAACATCTGCAGCAAAAAAGTGGAGAGAGTTTAAGGCTGACCTAAAGAACAAATATTTTGATGAAACATTGAGTTTTGAAGAGCTTATTGCTAAAAGGGATGAAAGGGTGAAAGAATCTGATTGGGAGTGGTTGATAACTTATTGGATGTCTCCAGAAGCCGAG GTTCGTACAAACAGAGGTAAAGATAACCGTTCAAAGCTGACTATGTCGCATGCAGCTGGCAGCAAGAGTTATGCTCGTGTGGGGCATGAACTGGTAAAAAAAATTATAATCACTAGTTTGtataatcattag